One genomic segment of Helianthus annuus cultivar XRQ/B chromosome 14, HanXRQr2.0-SUNRISE, whole genome shotgun sequence includes these proteins:
- the LOC110927383 gene encoding uncharacterized protein LOC110927383 isoform X2, producing the protein MEFSKPSKPRVWYTRPWSPSASVKPLSHSGCRENRTNKHSYHLKVNFAELGSNTLGQYSTFELYRPRLCENIWRDQNNADVEIIKNANLKNKRIRLWDIWYWLRW; encoded by the exons ATGGAGTTTAGCAAACCAAGCAAGCCCAGGGTTTGGTACACAAGACCGTGGAGCCCATCTGCATCGGTGAAGCCTCTTAGTCATAGTGGTTGCAGAGAAAATCGTACCaataagcattcatatcattTG AAAGTCAATTTCGCAGAGCTTGGAAGCAACACGCTCGGGCAATATAGCACCTTCGAACTT TATAGACCCCGGTTATGTGAAAATATCTGGAGGGATCAAAATAATGCTGATGTTGAG ATAATAAAAAATGCCAACTTGAAGAATAAGAGAATTAGGCTCTGGGACATATGGTACTGGTTAAGATGGTAG
- the LOC110927383 gene encoding uncharacterized protein LOC110927383 isoform X1, with protein sequence MEFSKPSKPRVWYTRPWSPSASVKPLSHSGCRENRTNKHSYHLKVNFAELGSNTLGQYSTFELYRPRLCENIWRDQNNADVEGGFVERTPQELYTPNVVGCGLHQQTLYFLCTCVSGT encoded by the exons ATGGAGTTTAGCAAACCAAGCAAGCCCAGGGTTTGGTACACAAGACCGTGGAGCCCATCTGCATCGGTGAAGCCTCTTAGTCATAGTGGTTGCAGAGAAAATCGTACCaataagcattcatatcattTG AAAGTCAATTTCGCAGAGCTTGGAAGCAACACGCTCGGGCAATATAGCACCTTCGAACTT TATAGACCCCGGTTATGTGAAAATATCTGGAGGGATCAAAATAATGCTGATGTTGAG GGTGGATTTGTGGAAAGGACCCCTCAAGAGTTATACACTCCGAATGTAGTGGGTTGCGGACTTCATCAACAGACATTGTATTTCTTATGTACATGCGTATCTGGGACTTAA